The following are encoded in a window of Chaetodon auriga isolate fChaAug3 chromosome 24, fChaAug3.hap1, whole genome shotgun sequence genomic DNA:
- the mfap3l gene encoding microfibrillar-associated protein 3-like has protein sequence MTESLPPWAMHQQSEKMHWAGGSVLLVLATLLASCTTGALSVDVDGNRTKNGTVTDGGFVPVVFTKVSQIIAREGSCVLIDCNVTGDPFPSVQWFNSHGDRLDTETNGGKWWLLDGGVLNITSIEFADRGKYTCMASNVHGSSNCTVTLRVVFTNGDMGVYYMVVCLVTFTIIMALNVTRLCMMSSHLKKTEKAINEFFRTEGAEKLQKAFEIAKRIPIITSAKTLELAKVTQFKTMEFARYIEELARSIPLPPLIMNCRTFMEEILEVVGVEEMRHTFVRQAPEGCREGPSRAIGARDVFTILQERERERGRERERSESPAADSDNSSVHEQPQHIAIQVSVHPQLAVGGYCSIESPQPEATPSSPPPSSPPPLTPLHHEAQPEAEDDDSKQAAPGLTDAGKTPPCQVFYESHV, from the exons ATGACAGAGTCTCTTCCCCCATGGGCGATGCACCAACAGTCTGAGAAAATGCACTGGGCCGGCGGATCCGTTTTACTGGTTCTGGCGACCCTTCTCGCCTCTTGCACCACCGGGGCCTTATCGGTGGACGTGGATGGAAACCGTACAAAAAATGGCACCGTGACAGACGGCGGATTTGTCCCAGTTGTGTTCACAAAAGTGAGCCAGATAATCGCTCGGGAGGGCAGCTGTGTGCTGATTGACTGCAATGTTACCGGAGACCCGTTCCCCAGTGTTCAGTGGTTCAACTCCCATGGTGATCGCCTGGACACGGAGACGAATG gtGGGAAGTGGTGGTTGTTGGACGGTGGTGTCCTCAACATCACCAGCATCGAGTTTGCAGACCGTGGAAAGTACACCTGCATGGCGTCCAACGTTCACGGCAGCTCTAACTGCACGGTGACTCTGCGCGTGGTCTTCACCAACGGGGACATGGGTGTGTACTACATGGTGGTCTGCCTGGTCACCTTCACCATCATCATGGCCCTGAACGTCACACGCCTCTGCATGATGAGCAGCCACCTGAAGAAGACGGAGAAAGCCATCAACGAATTCTTCCGCACAGAGGGCGCCGAGAAGCTGCAGAAGGCCTTCGAGATCGCCAAGCGAATCCCCATCATCACCTCGGCCAAGACGCTGGAGCTGGCCAAGGTGACGCAGTTCAAGACCATGGAGTTTGCGCGGTACATTGAGGAGCTGGCTCGCAGCATCCCGCTGCCGCCGCTCATCATGAACTGCCGTACCTTCATGGAGGAGATcctggaggtggtgggggtggaggagatGAGGCACACCTTTGTTAGACAAGCGCCCGAGGGATGCCGCGAGGGGCCGAGCAGGGCCATCGGAGCGAGAGACGTCTTCACCAtcctgcaggagagggagagagagcgagggcgGGAGAGGGAGCGCAGCGAATCGCCCGCCGCCGACTCAGACAACTCCTCAGTCCATGAGCAGCCGCAGCACATCGCCATCCAGGTGTCGGTCCACCCGCAGCTCGCCGTCGGCGGTTACTGCAGCATTGAGTCTCCTCAGCCAGAGGCCAcgccctcctcccctcccccctcctctcctcctccgctgaCTCCTCTTCACCACGAGGCGCAGCCTGAGGCGGAGGACGACGACAGCAAGCAGGCGGCGCCCGGACTGACAGACGCGGGTAAGACCCCGCCCTGCCAGGTGTTCTACGAGAGCCATGTGTGA
- the aadat gene encoding kynurenine/alpha-aminoadipate aminotransferase, mitochondrial: MNYARFLTAVSAARKPSPIRVLTELQQRSPPSLISLAGGAPNPNTFPFQSATIKVKNGQTVTFDEATMKRALQYSASNGIPELLTWMKDLQKNLHNPPTASYTPENGQMDMCVTTGSQEGLCKVFEMLVNPGDNVLLDAPTYSGTLSALQPLGCNLINVPSDQHGMIPAALKEVLSRWDPSEVHKPGSTAPKILYTIPNGGNPTGASMTTQRKQEVYELARQYDMLIIEDDPYYFLQFDKPWAPTFLSMDVDGRIIRTDSFSKILSSGLRIGFVTGPKPLVDRVVLHIQASTMHTSTFTQLMVSQLLHSWGQEGFLQHIDGVIEFYSKQRDAMISSADKWLKDVAEWHTPSAGMFLWIRLKGVADTQQLIMKKALEKEVLLVPGGVFMINSSEPCPYVRAAFSQSTPEQIDEAFRRLSSLIKEAL; this comes from the exons ATGAATTATGCTCGGTTTCTGACAGCTGTCAGCGCAGCCAGGAAGCCCTCCCCCATCAGGGTGCTGA CCGAGCTGCAGCAGCGGTCACCTCCGTCGCTGATCTCTTTGGCTGGAGGAGCGCCCAACCCCAACACCTTCCCCTTCCAGTCGGCGACCATTAAGGTGAAGAACGGACAGACGGTCACCTTCGACGAGGCGACGATGAAGAGGGCTCTGCAGTACTCTGCCTCTAATGG AATACCTGAGCTGCTGACgtggatgaaggacctgcagaaGAACCTCCACAACCCACCGACCGCCAGCTACACCCCCGAAAACGGCCAGATGGACATGTGTGTGACCACGGGGAGCCAGGAGGGGCTCTGTAAG GTGTTTGAGATGCTCGTCAACCCTGGAGACAACGTTCTGCTGGATGCACCCACATATTCAGGCACGCTGTCAGCG CTCCAGCCGCTCGGTTGCAACTTAATCAACGTTCCCAGCGATCAGCACGGCATGATACCTGCAGCCCTGAAGGAGGTTTTGTCTCGGTGGGACCCCTCAGAGGTCCATAAGCCCGGCAGCACCGCTCCCAAGATCCTTTACACCATACCCAACGGAGGAAACCCCACCGGCGCCTCCATGACGactcagaggaaacaggaagtgtacGAG CTGGCCAGGCAGTACGACATGCTCATCATCGAGGACGACCCATACTACTTCCTGCAGTTTGACAAG CCGTGGGCTCCCACGTTTCTCTCCATGGACGTTGACGGGAGGATCATCAGGACGGACTCCTTCTCTAAGATCCTGTCTtcagg gctgaGGATTGGTTTTGTGACCGGTCCCAAACCGCTGGTAGACCGCGTGGTGCTGCACATCCAGGCCTCCACAATGCACACTAGTACCTTCACACAG CTCATGGTGTCTCAGTTGCTGCACAGCTGGGGCCAAGAGGGTTTCCTCCAGCACATAGACGG GGTGATTGAGTTTTACAGCAAACAGCGCGACGCCATGATCAGCTCTGCAGACAAGTGGCTCAAAG ATGTAGCTGAGTGGCACACCCCTTCGGCGGGCATGTTCCTGTGGATCAGACTGAAGGGCGTAGCCGATACCCAGCAGCTCATTATGAAGAAGGCCTTGGAGAAAGAG GTGCTGCTGGTTCCCGGAGGCGTCTTCATGATCAACAGCAGCGAGCCCTGTCCCTACGTCAGAGCGGCCTTTTCTCAGTCCACGCCAGAGCAGATTGAcgag GCTTTCAGAAGACTCTCTTCTCTCATCAAAGAGGCTTTATGA
- the ino80b gene encoding INO80 complex subunit B, with translation MGKRKDMIHPRFLGEGSSSLHSVHKRKHKKHKKHKRKHHSFPEAPEPEPIMVPRPPPQLRLKIKLGGQTLGTKSVPTFTVHPGVARPPSPLMIIHNDVDDDDDDDEDDDDDDDDEPSVPLEQYRAWLDEDSNLATSPLPDMDSDSMLGGPVDEEERWLDALEKGELDDNGELKKEIDESLLTARQKALLHKQQSQPLLELPMGYKEKEMTAEMMQKREERARKRRLQAAKKAEENKNQTIERLTKTSKAKNKSTKERKSKQSQCPMIRYSDSAQGMVISFPAGVTAPAPAPPRPPPAAPLNCGVSGCTNLKKYSCSKTGVPLCSLQCYKRNLLLVQSAA, from the exons ATGGGGAAAAGGAAAGACATGATTCACCCCAGGTTTCTAG GTGAAGGCAGCTCTAGCCTGCACAGCGTCCACAAGcggaaacacaaaaaacacaagaagcaCAAGAGGAAGCACCACAGCTTCCCGGAGGCCCCGGAGCCCGAGCCCATCATGGTTCCTCGGCCCCCTCCGCAGCTCCGACTCAAGATCAAACTGGGAGGACAGACGCTGGGGACCAAGAG CGTTCCCACCTTCACTGTGCATCCCGGTGTGGCTCGTCCTCCCTCTCCACTGATGATTATTCATAATGATgttgacgatgatgacgatgatgatgaagatgatgacgacgatgatgatgacgagcCCTCTGTGCCTCTGGAGCAGTATCGGGCCTGGCTTG ATGAAGACAGCAACCTGGCTACTTCCCCTCTGCCAGACATGGACTCAGACTCCATGCTGGGCGGGCctgtggatgaggaggagaggtggcTGGACGCTCTGGAGAAGGGAGAGCTCGACGACAACGGAGAGCTGAAGAAGGAGATTGACGAGTCTCTGCTCACTGCTAgacag aaaGCTCTGCTACACAAGCAGCAGAGCCAGCCTCTCCTGGAGCTCCCCATGGGTTACAAGGAGAAAGAGATGACCGCAGAGATGATGCAGAAACGGGAGGAACGAGCCCGAAAAAGACGCCTGCAGGCTGCCAAGAAGGCAGAAGAGAACAAGAACCAGACAATAGAGAGACTGACGAAAACCAGCAAGGCCAAGAACAAAAGCACGAAAGAGAGGAAGTCCAAGCAGAGTCAGTGTCCCATGATCCGGTACAGCGACTCCGCCCAGGGCATGGTCATCTCCTTCCCCGCAGGGGTCACTGCTCCGGCTCCAGCACCTCCCCGccctccaccagcagccccgCTGAACTGCGGGGTCAGTGGCTGCACCAACCTCAAGAAGTACTCCTGCTCAAAGACTGGagttcctctctgcagcctccagtgTTACAAGAGGAACCTGCTGCTTGTTCAGAGCGCAGCTTGA
- the intu gene encoding protein inturned isoform X2, translating into MMFNISLDGASFSKNLEDFDSVRSVLLYSDLEPEWLDDIQKNGELFYLELSEGEEEAALAQATANQGVSTNHVRFSEKEAEIITEQNKKQRCGSRAKDEPTLKRLARILRRKRRPSQRRGGGKDGGKDHSTSSSPPASILKNQPGTRQGVTVQQQQLKEVCVYLNPKRLGGSSAPLSDSGGLLEALLGVVHRPSWSRGHGDPAVVRKEERLTVHGLIPNSPAIKCGQILIGDVLVAVDDVDVTSENIERVLSCIPGPTQVRLTMETAALVDGGSLSDTSAARKTKVSPPVSQLVRLLWGEDTAELQMSIGHIPHIVMYLSLKLDSASPQEEEEILYQYPVSEASSQLKGVRGIFLTLCDMLENVTGGRIISSSLLLGKHLVHVGYWKESGNLLVIGLPAERVPLLYLQTVVGDVVRTLKVMYGSLDSAFGKADHAPRLDHFFCLFFQQLIQPSRLRDGSSAPPPDVSGTLFLDGLPAVRWLTLPPEIKMEVDTVLSDFESSDFGEMSEDFFGLRRLYVILGSCLFYKSYLIANHLPKEDLLDVCLYCQHYCLLPLASEQRVGQLVIWREVFPQQRASSGSAAPGYSQPEGRHFLLIVGLRHFMQCVLLEAGGCASPALGSPGPDCVYVDQVKATLLQLEVLEAGMEERLNAPPAPCLSCADWFLPAATARDRLDSLASSSPIFSKLAGAVKGSSTGSRGRSLFGEKARRSSPQRSLSDSGSEGQMDAGSGSGSSVAPGLSPHSTPDSARKLGGRRDSLGSGGSDGSGGSGGLFKQIPRMKHPNPFYLGTLRKTLTERETEEMYNTMKLTSGAENTLFHYVLMETVQGIFIAPTHREVAQLSGSIHPQLIRNFHHCCLSIRAAFQQSLPARGRRAADRPQGAGWGLGPVKEHGVLFQCKPENWTDQRKPAPTMTYWVIGRMLLEPVPQEFYVCFHDSVAEVPVEMAFRLSFGLAL; encoded by the exons ATGATGTTTAACATTTCTTTAGATGGAGCTTCATTCTCTAAAAACTTGGAGGACTTCGACTCTGTTCGCAGTGTCCTCCTCTACAG TGACCTGGAACCAGAATGGCTGGATGACATCCAGAAGAACGGCGAGCTTTTCTACCTGGAGCTGAGCGAGGGCGAAGAGGAGGCTGCATTGGCCCAAGCCACCGCCAATCAAGGCGTGTCCACTAATCATGTTCGCTTTAGTGAAAAGGAGGCCGAGATCATcacagagcaaaacaagaaGCAGCGCTGCGGTTCACGGGCGAAAGATGAGCCCACTCTGAAAAGGTTAGCCAGGATCCTGAGGAGAAAACGCCGGCCATCTCAGCgcaggggaggagggaaggatgggGGTAAAGACCACTCAACCTCGTCATCACCTCCAGCGTCCATCCTGAAGAACCAGCCCGGTACAAGGCAGGGCgtgactgtgcagcagcagcagctgaaggaagTGTGTGTCTACCTCAACCCTAAACGTCTTGGAGGTTCATCAGCACCTCTCTCTGATAGTGGCGGCCTGCTGGAAGCTCTGCTGGGGGTGGTGCATCGCCCCTCCTGGAGCAGAGGGCATGGAGACCCTGCAGTGGTCAGAAAGGAGGAAAGACTGACTGTTCATGGATTGATACCCAACAGCCCGGCCATCAAATGTGGACAAATCCTAATAG GTGACGTGCTCGTAGCAGTGGACGATGTGGACGTGACCTCGGAGAACATCGAGAGGGTTCTGTCCTGCATCCCGGGACCAAcacag GTGAGGCTGACCATGGAGACAGCGGCTCTGGTGGACGGCGGCAGCCTTAGCGACACTTCAGCGGCTCGTAAGACGAAGGTCTCTCCGCCGGTCAGCCAGCTGGTGCGTCTGCTGTGGGGGGAGGACACAGCCGAACTTCAGATGTCCATCGGACACATCCCGCACATTGTGATGTACCTCTCACTTAAACTGGACTCAGCGTCGCCGCAGGAGGAG gaggagaTCTTGTACCAGTACCCGGTGTCTGAAGCATCCAGCCAGCTGAAAGGAGTGAGGGGGATCTTCCTCACGCTGTGCGACATGCTGGAGAATGTCACAGGAGGGCGGATCATCAG TTCCTCTCTCCTGCTCGGCAAACATCTGGTACATGTGGGCTACTGGAAGGAAAGCGGCAACCTGTTGGTCATTGGACTTCCTGCTGAGAG GGTTCCACTGCTGTATCTGCAGACGGTCGTGGGAGACGTCGTCCGGACATTAAAAGTGATGTACGGCTCCTTGGACAG CGCCTTCGGTAAAGCAGACCACGCTCCCAGGCTCGACCACTTCTTCTGCCTGTTCTTCCAGCAGCTCATTCAGCCGTCTCGCTTGAGGGACGGCTCCTCCGCCCCGCCTCCCGACGTCTCAGGGACCCTTTTCCTCGACGGACTGCCGGCGGTCCGATGGCTCACGCTGCCTCCAGAAATCAAG ATGGAGGTGGACACTGTTCTCTCTGATTTCGAGTCTTCTGATTTTGGAGAGATG TCTGAGGACTTTTTTGGCCTGAGGCGTCTGTATGTGATTCTTGGTTCCTGTTTGTTCTACAAG TCCTACCTGATCGCCAACCATCTGCCTAAAGAGGACCTGCTGGACGTGTGCCTGTACTGCCAGCACTACTGCCTGCTGCCGCTGGCGTCTGAGCAGCGGGTGGGTCAGCTGGTCATCTGGAGGGAGGTGTTTCCGCAGCAGAGAGCCAGCAGCGGCAGCGCAGCACCAGGCTACAGCCAGCCTGAAGGACGCCACTTCCTCCTCATAGTGGGGCTG AGGCACTTCatgcagtgtgtgctgctggaaGCGGGTGGATGTGCTTCACCAGCTTTGGGTTCTCCAGGACCTGATTGTGTTTACGTGGATCAG GTGAAGGCCACCTTGTTGCAGCTGGAGGTGCTGGAAGCGGGCATGGAGGAGCGTCTGAACGCTCCACCTGCTCCCTGCCTGTCCTGTGCTGACTGGTTCCTCCCTGCCGCCACGGCCCGCGACCGCCTGGACAGCCTGGCCTCTTCCTCCCCCATCTTCAGCAAGCTAGCCGGGGCAGTTAAAGGCTCCTCCACGGGCTCCAGAGGGCGTAGCTTGTTTGGGGAGAAGGCCCGGAGGTCCAGCCCACAGAGGAGCCTGTCGGACAGCGGGAGCGAGGGACAGATGGATGCTGGGTCAGGGTCTGGTTCATCAGTGGCTCCAGGCCTCAGTCCACATTCCACGCCGGACTCGGCGAGGAAGCTGGGGGGACGACGGGACTCACTGGGGTCGGGAGGGTCTGATGGGAGTGGAGGCAGCGGAGGCCTCTTCAAG CAGATTCCCAGGATGAAGCACCCAAACCCGTTCTACCTGGGCACCCTGAGGAAGACCCTGACtgaaagggagacagaggagatgtATAACACCATGAA aCTCACCTCGGGGGCAGAGAACACTTTGTTCCACTATGTCCTAATGGAAACGGTTCAGGGGATCTTCATCGCTCCCACTCACAGAGAAGTGGCTCAGCTCAGCGGCTCCATTCACCCACAGCTCATTCGCaacttccaccactgctgcctcTCCATACGGGCGGCGTTTCAGCAGAGCCTGCCAGCCAGG GGTCGTCGGGCTGCAGACAGACCTCAGGGTGCCGGCTGGGGTCTGGGTCCAGTGAAGGAACACGGGGTTCTGTTCCAGTGTAAACCTGAGAACTGGACCGACCAGAGGAAACCTGCTCCCACCATGACGTACTGGGTTATAGG ACGGATGTTGCTCGAGCCCGTCCCTCAGGAATTCTACGTGTGTTTCCATGACTCCGTGGCGGAGGTTCCTGTAGAGATGGCCTTCAGACTCTCCTTCGGCCTCGCCTTATGA
- the intu gene encoding protein inturned isoform X1, which produces MAFPTSRQFTDKTLSSRQTGEDGSDCESASSFNSSDDSDDLEPEWLDDIQKNGELFYLELSEGEEEAALAQATANQGVSTNHVRFSEKEAEIITEQNKKQRCGSRAKDEPTLKRLARILRRKRRPSQRRGGGKDGGKDHSTSSSPPASILKNQPGTRQGVTVQQQQLKEVCVYLNPKRLGGSSAPLSDSGGLLEALLGVVHRPSWSRGHGDPAVVRKEERLTVHGLIPNSPAIKCGQILIGDVLVAVDDVDVTSENIERVLSCIPGPTQVRLTMETAALVDGGSLSDTSAARKTKVSPPVSQLVRLLWGEDTAELQMSIGHIPHIVMYLSLKLDSASPQEEEEILYQYPVSEASSQLKGVRGIFLTLCDMLENVTGGRIISSSLLLGKHLVHVGYWKESGNLLVIGLPAERVPLLYLQTVVGDVVRTLKVMYGSLDSAFGKADHAPRLDHFFCLFFQQLIQPSRLRDGSSAPPPDVSGTLFLDGLPAVRWLTLPPEIKMEVDTVLSDFESSDFGEMSEDFFGLRRLYVILGSCLFYKSYLIANHLPKEDLLDVCLYCQHYCLLPLASEQRVGQLVIWREVFPQQRASSGSAAPGYSQPEGRHFLLIVGLRHFMQCVLLEAGGCASPALGSPGPDCVYVDQVKATLLQLEVLEAGMEERLNAPPAPCLSCADWFLPAATARDRLDSLASSSPIFSKLAGAVKGSSTGSRGRSLFGEKARRSSPQRSLSDSGSEGQMDAGSGSGSSVAPGLSPHSTPDSARKLGGRRDSLGSGGSDGSGGSGGLFKQIPRMKHPNPFYLGTLRKTLTERETEEMYNTMKLTSGAENTLFHYVLMETVQGIFIAPTHREVAQLSGSIHPQLIRNFHHCCLSIRAAFQQSLPARGRRAADRPQGAGWGLGPVKEHGVLFQCKPENWTDQRKPAPTMTYWVIGRMLLEPVPQEFYVCFHDSVAEVPVEMAFRLSFGLAL; this is translated from the exons ATGGCTTTCCCAACGTCGCGCCAGTTTACAGATAAAACTCTTTCTAGCCGTCAAACGGGAGAAGACGGTAGTGACTGCGAGTCTGCATCGAGTTTCAACAGCTCCGACGACTCCGA TGACCTGGAACCAGAATGGCTGGATGACATCCAGAAGAACGGCGAGCTTTTCTACCTGGAGCTGAGCGAGGGCGAAGAGGAGGCTGCATTGGCCCAAGCCACCGCCAATCAAGGCGTGTCCACTAATCATGTTCGCTTTAGTGAAAAGGAGGCCGAGATCATcacagagcaaaacaagaaGCAGCGCTGCGGTTCACGGGCGAAAGATGAGCCCACTCTGAAAAGGTTAGCCAGGATCCTGAGGAGAAAACGCCGGCCATCTCAGCgcaggggaggagggaaggatgggGGTAAAGACCACTCAACCTCGTCATCACCTCCAGCGTCCATCCTGAAGAACCAGCCCGGTACAAGGCAGGGCgtgactgtgcagcagcagcagctgaaggaagTGTGTGTCTACCTCAACCCTAAACGTCTTGGAGGTTCATCAGCACCTCTCTCTGATAGTGGCGGCCTGCTGGAAGCTCTGCTGGGGGTGGTGCATCGCCCCTCCTGGAGCAGAGGGCATGGAGACCCTGCAGTGGTCAGAAAGGAGGAAAGACTGACTGTTCATGGATTGATACCCAACAGCCCGGCCATCAAATGTGGACAAATCCTAATAG GTGACGTGCTCGTAGCAGTGGACGATGTGGACGTGACCTCGGAGAACATCGAGAGGGTTCTGTCCTGCATCCCGGGACCAAcacag GTGAGGCTGACCATGGAGACAGCGGCTCTGGTGGACGGCGGCAGCCTTAGCGACACTTCAGCGGCTCGTAAGACGAAGGTCTCTCCGCCGGTCAGCCAGCTGGTGCGTCTGCTGTGGGGGGAGGACACAGCCGAACTTCAGATGTCCATCGGACACATCCCGCACATTGTGATGTACCTCTCACTTAAACTGGACTCAGCGTCGCCGCAGGAGGAG gaggagaTCTTGTACCAGTACCCGGTGTCTGAAGCATCCAGCCAGCTGAAAGGAGTGAGGGGGATCTTCCTCACGCTGTGCGACATGCTGGAGAATGTCACAGGAGGGCGGATCATCAG TTCCTCTCTCCTGCTCGGCAAACATCTGGTACATGTGGGCTACTGGAAGGAAAGCGGCAACCTGTTGGTCATTGGACTTCCTGCTGAGAG GGTTCCACTGCTGTATCTGCAGACGGTCGTGGGAGACGTCGTCCGGACATTAAAAGTGATGTACGGCTCCTTGGACAG CGCCTTCGGTAAAGCAGACCACGCTCCCAGGCTCGACCACTTCTTCTGCCTGTTCTTCCAGCAGCTCATTCAGCCGTCTCGCTTGAGGGACGGCTCCTCCGCCCCGCCTCCCGACGTCTCAGGGACCCTTTTCCTCGACGGACTGCCGGCGGTCCGATGGCTCACGCTGCCTCCAGAAATCAAG ATGGAGGTGGACACTGTTCTCTCTGATTTCGAGTCTTCTGATTTTGGAGAGATG TCTGAGGACTTTTTTGGCCTGAGGCGTCTGTATGTGATTCTTGGTTCCTGTTTGTTCTACAAG TCCTACCTGATCGCCAACCATCTGCCTAAAGAGGACCTGCTGGACGTGTGCCTGTACTGCCAGCACTACTGCCTGCTGCCGCTGGCGTCTGAGCAGCGGGTGGGTCAGCTGGTCATCTGGAGGGAGGTGTTTCCGCAGCAGAGAGCCAGCAGCGGCAGCGCAGCACCAGGCTACAGCCAGCCTGAAGGACGCCACTTCCTCCTCATAGTGGGGCTG AGGCACTTCatgcagtgtgtgctgctggaaGCGGGTGGATGTGCTTCACCAGCTTTGGGTTCTCCAGGACCTGATTGTGTTTACGTGGATCAG GTGAAGGCCACCTTGTTGCAGCTGGAGGTGCTGGAAGCGGGCATGGAGGAGCGTCTGAACGCTCCACCTGCTCCCTGCCTGTCCTGTGCTGACTGGTTCCTCCCTGCCGCCACGGCCCGCGACCGCCTGGACAGCCTGGCCTCTTCCTCCCCCATCTTCAGCAAGCTAGCCGGGGCAGTTAAAGGCTCCTCCACGGGCTCCAGAGGGCGTAGCTTGTTTGGGGAGAAGGCCCGGAGGTCCAGCCCACAGAGGAGCCTGTCGGACAGCGGGAGCGAGGGACAGATGGATGCTGGGTCAGGGTCTGGTTCATCAGTGGCTCCAGGCCTCAGTCCACATTCCACGCCGGACTCGGCGAGGAAGCTGGGGGGACGACGGGACTCACTGGGGTCGGGAGGGTCTGATGGGAGTGGAGGCAGCGGAGGCCTCTTCAAG CAGATTCCCAGGATGAAGCACCCAAACCCGTTCTACCTGGGCACCCTGAGGAAGACCCTGACtgaaagggagacagaggagatgtATAACACCATGAA aCTCACCTCGGGGGCAGAGAACACTTTGTTCCACTATGTCCTAATGGAAACGGTTCAGGGGATCTTCATCGCTCCCACTCACAGAGAAGTGGCTCAGCTCAGCGGCTCCATTCACCCACAGCTCATTCGCaacttccaccactgctgcctcTCCATACGGGCGGCGTTTCAGCAGAGCCTGCCAGCCAGG GGTCGTCGGGCTGCAGACAGACCTCAGGGTGCCGGCTGGGGTCTGGGTCCAGTGAAGGAACACGGGGTTCTGTTCCAGTGTAAACCTGAGAACTGGACCGACCAGAGGAAACCTGCTCCCACCATGACGTACTGGGTTATAGG ACGGATGTTGCTCGAGCCCGTCCCTCAGGAATTCTACGTGTGTTTCCATGACTCCGTGGCGGAGGTTCCTGTAGAGATGGCCTTCAGACTCTCCTTCGGCCTCGCCTTATGA